A portion of the Gossypium arboreum isolate Shixiya-1 chromosome 8, ASM2569848v2, whole genome shotgun sequence genome contains these proteins:
- the LOC108467801 gene encoding cyclin-U3-1 isoform X2: MGTLAIDTECVDSDIYRALGFKGLGKGVVGTPRILSLLSSLLEESVQRNEMESETVKFKDNVAMFHGLRAPTISIQHYIDRIFKYAGCSPSCFLVAYIYVDRFVQQTDVHLTSLNVHRLLITSVLVAAKFIDDAFFNNAYYARVGGVSTAELNRLEMSFLFGLDFRLQVTVNTFQRYCCQLQKECWEGNQIERPIRACGIKDSWPSKSDTQCAPTISR; encoded by the exons ATGGGAACTCTTGCAATCGATACCGAGTGTGTGGATTCTGATATATACCGTGCTTTGGGATTCAAAGGATTGGGTAAAGGAGTTGTTGGAACTCCACGGATTTTATCACTTCTTTCTTCGCTTCTTGAGGAATCCGTCCAAAGAAACGAGATGGAGTCCGAGACGGTGAAGTTCAAAGATAATGTTGCCATGTTTCATGGGTTAAGAGCTCCCACCATAAGCATTCAGCATTATATCGATCGCATCTTCAAGTATGCTGGCTGCAGTCCGTCGTGCTTTCTGGTTGCATACATTTATGTGGATAGATTTGTTCAACAAACGGATGTGCATTTGACTTCCCTTAATGTTCACCGACTCCTCATAACCAGTGTATTGGTAGCCGCAAAGTTTATTGATGATGC GTTTTTCAACAATGCATATTATGCGCGAGTGGGAGGGGTAAGCACGGCGGAGCTCAACAGGTTGGAGATGAGCTTCCTGTTTGGTCTGGATTTCAGACTTCAAGTAACTGTGAATACATTCCAAAGATACTGTTGTCAGCTGCAAAAGGAATGTTGGGAAGGTAATCAAATCGAAAGGCCTATTCGAGCCTGTGGAATCAAAGATAGTTGGCCAAGCAAAAGTGATACGCAATGCGCTCCCACAATTTCAAGATGA
- the LOC128296659 gene encoding mavicyanin-like → MAVAKSAVIFVFTMALWGVSMAAIHWVGGFAGWTTVTAGSPLDYRIWASTRNFHVGDVIVFRYNNKFNNVVRVTHQNFKSCNATSPIAVYSSGADTINLTRPGHLYFICSIPGHCLAGQKVNIEVTLAMEHLPSSASAVYQLPQSASVSDEALAPSPESLEPIPGPTQGSAPALRSLNFWLYLVVLAFGFGVTGIGTYSLVEFHV, encoded by the exons ATGGCGGTTGCTAAGAGTGCAGTGATTTTCGTCTTTACAATGGCTCTCTGGGGCGTTTCCATGGCGGCTATACACTGGGTCGGAGGCTTCGCTGGATGGACCACCGTCACTGCAGGCTCCCCACTTGATTACAGAATCTGGGCTTCAACCAGGAACTTCCATGTTGGCGATGTTATTG TTTTCAGGTACAACAATAAGTTCAATAACGTGGTCCGTGTGACTCACCAGAACTTCAAGTCATGCAACGCAACATCTCCAATTGCAGTCTACTCATCAGGTGCCGACACCATCAACCTCACAAGACCCGGCCACTTGTACTTCATTTGTAGTATCCCAGGCCACTGTCTGGCCGGCCAAAAGGTTAACATTGAGGTCACACTAGCCATGGAACACCTTCCATCTTCGGCTTCCGCCGTTTATCAATTACCACAATCAGCGTCCGTGTCTGATGAAGCCTTGGCGCCCAGTCCAGAAAGCTTGGAACCGATCCCTGGCCCAACTCAGGGCAGTGCTCCCGCTCTCAGATCGCTCAACTTCTGGTTGTATCTTGTTGTGCTTGCATTTGGGTTTGGTGTTACTGGCATTGGCACTTACAGCCTGGTTGAGTTTCATGTTTAA
- the LOC108467801 gene encoding cyclin-U3-1 isoform X1: MFVDPADRGHYCLTNDLFHLLQFKLAMGTLAIDTECVDSDIYRALGFKGLGKGVVGTPRILSLLSSLLEESVQRNEMESETVKFKDNVAMFHGLRAPTISIQHYIDRIFKYAGCSPSCFLVAYIYVDRFVQQTDVHLTSLNVHRLLITSVLVAAKFIDDAFFNNAYYARVGGVSTAELNRLEMSFLFGLDFRLQVTVNTFQRYCCQLQKECWEGNQIERPIRACGIKDSWPSKSDTQCAPTISR; the protein is encoded by the exons ATGTTTGTAGATCCAGCAGATAGGGGTCATTACTGTCTGACTAATGACCTTTTTCATCTTTTGCAGTTCAAGCTAGCTATGGGAACTCTTGCAATCGATACCGAGTGTGTGGATTCTGATATATACCGTGCTTTGGGATTCAAAGGATTGGGTAAAGGAGTTGTTGGAACTCCACGGATTTTATCACTTCTTTCTTCGCTTCTTGAGGAATCCGTCCAAAGAAACGAGATGGAGTCCGAGACGGTGAAGTTCAAAGATAATGTTGCCATGTTTCATGGGTTAAGAGCTCCCACCATAAGCATTCAGCATTATATCGATCGCATCTTCAAGTATGCTGGCTGCAGTCCGTCGTGCTTTCTGGTTGCATACATTTATGTGGATAGATTTGTTCAACAAACGGATGTGCATTTGACTTCCCTTAATGTTCACCGACTCCTCATAACCAGTGTATTGGTAGCCGCAAAGTTTATTGATGATGC GTTTTTCAACAATGCATATTATGCGCGAGTGGGAGGGGTAAGCACGGCGGAGCTCAACAGGTTGGAGATGAGCTTCCTGTTTGGTCTGGATTTCAGACTTCAAGTAACTGTGAATACATTCCAAAGATACTGTTGTCAGCTGCAAAAGGAATGTTGGGAAGGTAATCAAATCGAAAGGCCTATTCGAGCCTGTGGAATCAAAGATAGTTGGCCAAGCAAAAGTGATACGCAATGCGCTCCCACAATTTCAAGATGA